From Plasmodium reichenowi strain SY57 chromosome Unknown, whole genome shotgun sequence:
TATgatcattttatttattcacCAGATGATGTTATAAACAATAATGTTGATATGAACAAAGTACAATTCAAGGAGAAAACTAGAATTGTTGATATATCGTGTGGTTTAAATCATACCTTATGTTtagatgataaaaataatgtatacAGTTTTGGAGATGATAGTAAGATTCAATTAGGGTTAGGAGAAAGTcgaacaaataaaaattctttAGCTGGAACAAAATGGAAAGATCAAATAAAACTTGGATATACATCTGCAACAAAAAATGCAACaaattattctttttatgaTAGACATATACAAAGTAGTCCccaaaaaataatgaaaaaaattaatgataacgaaataataaatgatatatataaaattaatgcTGGTTCAAATTTCT
This genomic window contains:
- a CDS encoding regulator of chromosome condensation, putative, which codes for INMDAKKNGKVATKKDEIKNMNSLNNNYLNNSLDSYDHFIYSPDDVINNNVDMNKVQFKEKTRIVDISCGLNHTLCLDDKNNVYSFGDDSKIQLGLGESRTNKNSLAGTKWKDQIKLGYTSATKNATNYSFYDRHIQSSPQKIMKKINDNEIINDIYKINAGSNFSMIFSND